AATTCGTTAACTTCGAACCGTCGAAACTTAACGAATTCCGCTCCGTACAGCGAAATGTGAACGAGCACGCTcggttttctaaagaaaaatatacGTGTGACTTGTTTCATCATGTGCATGCTTTGCTATTGCAGTAAGGCATTGCTGAATGTTTAcgtaatatgtttttaaagaattcagTCGACGTGTAGAAAACCTTGacgttttttcttctttctgttatatatttttctttatttcatttggGCTCCTCGGTGTAACGTTATGTTCATAAAGTAttctatttatgtattatttcattatttatttatttgttgttccCTCGCACAATAGATGAAACgctgatgtttttaaaaacatataacgTTAACCAATCCGACCGAGTAACGTTAAATTCGTGTTGCTTGTTGTTTCCTCTTTTGTGGACGTCGTTTCATCGTTTGGTTAATGGATAATGTGAGTGACATGTTGTTTTAACGTTATGCAGATTGTGTTTCAAAACATTCTCGTACCTACACTCGCACACCTCACCCTCCTACCGAAGTCAAACTACATAAAATATCGAgttgaaatgtaaaaaacatcGGCCTAATGGAGAGCGCAAGGTGCCGCGCTGGAATGCACAACACACCCCTCAGCACACGCCCTCCATCTGCCAGCGACGCTACGATTACAAGCGTTTAAACCTTAACGGTTAACGAAGGCCTTCTCTAGTCGTTTAACGAGGAAAGGCCACGGTGTTATGCGGGAAATTACATAGTAACCATTTTGTGTCCCCTTACTTACTACCTGGCGGGCGAGTCTTATCTGCTCACTGTTTTGACGTGCGGTTCGTAGCGGTGTTTATCGGGAATCTTGTAAATATGCGCAGAGCTGTGGCTTATTATAGATCTGACGCAAATACGACATAAACACCGGTCGTTCTAGCATGACCATACTTCACCGATGTCAATTAGGGGATTGCTTCAGATGTTTACGATCCCTGGATTGGTGAATTACGAGCAGCCATAATGTTGGGAAAATAGCCAAGCCGAGTCTGCACAATTTCCTTGAAGACCCCTTGAACTCAGTTTGTACTCGCTGGCATTAAGTGTCCGGTGTGACTTCTCTGTTGGTGGCTGTAACAGCAAAGactttcaaaaaacatgatatttggGATGTGAGCAGAAGCATTAGTGCAAATGTAAGACAATAATATTAATCAGTTTACCAGTGTAGTTTAAAACATATTTCGCTAGCTTCTAAGGCATGACctttgtatttatgatttttagaaaatcatttttataccaTTTTGTGCAAATGTTTTACTTGGTGTTACCAAGCACTGAAATAGTTTCATTTCATGTGGCATGTGGGTGTTctcaaattcaaaaacattttcaaagacattttccaggtgaaaatgtaatgcatttttaagtCAAAAAAGGTGCTTAAAAAGGtcgaaatataaaaatgcataatatttttaaacaaaccaaaagGCTGTAATTCACAGTCGTCAGGGTCTAAAAGGGTCCTCTGTTTTGTGACATGACAACAAAATGGCTTCCTGCTAGTTGTTATGCCACACTGATTttaatttgtctgttttttacatgttattgatactatttttaagaaaataataccagaaatgtgaatatataattacttttaccatcttttttttttttttaagaatgtaatCCTTGTAATggaattattttcttttttataatctCCAGAGAGTTAGACTACgtagatatttttattaaccttcacaaaatatcaaaataattttaattcactaaatgaaaatattatagaAGCCATATTCAAAGCATTACTGTATGAGCTGCATTTCTTAAAGTGCTTTTGAGTAATTTATTAGATTCGTATTAGTAATTTATTAGATTCGCAGTCGCGGTATTGACCCCTAAACCAGATACCAAATGCCAAGaatgtttatgtaaaattatgtttatctTTGCTATACAGTCTTGTGGAAATAGATTAAATTAGTTTTGTTGAATATATTGCATTGATGGTTTTCAAATCAAGCAAAGATTTGATTATAGACATCTTATCTTGTCATTAGCTGAATATCCATTGGTATCCAGCTATGGTTTAGTTTAATGTACATCATAACATCAAAAAGCAATCCACaaagaaatgcaataaaaatgcttAGTTTAAATATAAAGGTTATCCAATATGGATGTTTTTCAACAGCTGATAGTGACAGACTGACAGTATAAAACCAATATATACAAAATTCAATTTATTGGCAGCAAATGAGACATACAGAAATTTGCAGTTACGCATTAGATATTTGAAAACACAAAATCAGATaactctgttttaattttaaaaatcatgttttatttttttattgtacattgcaagtaatctcaatcaaactgcagttgggttatttgaTATAGagtaaaacacaataaaaacatgaaaacaataaaaaacaataattttgaaaattaaaaaaaactgagttgtttttgcaaataaactcttcaaattatcaaataaaaaagcatttttttttaattagttccACTATTTTGAGTATTAAAATTGTGCTTAAATTAGTGCTCAAACAGCAATCTGAATGCCTGAAAAATAGCTTCCATATGTATTGATAATACGAGAAGGTGCTTTCTAATCTTCACTTGGTATATTCATGCAATGCAACTGAGCTAAAAATAATGTCTCAGTTAAATTGTCCACTGGACTAATTACATATATCAAGAACTTGTTGTTTTCTTAACAGATTCCTTGGACTCCAGTTACACACAGTCCCTTGAAACTCAAATCCATGCTTGCCATTTAATTTGCCTTTATTATCTAGGAAAACAGATGACAATTCACTGAGGATGAAATTAGCAGTTTTCTTTGATTCAGCAGTTAAATAGTTTTTTGGTAAAttgattaaaacacacacaatctcaTTTGATTAGATCTAGCTAGAAACCCTGACCACTTAAAAGCTTCTAGCAGAACCTTTGACGGTCCTTAACGAAACACTCTTTCCAATCCGCTCAGCATCGCTCCATCTTCatgtgaaaaatgttttcaagaAAGTGCATTTGAATTCATGGCTACGTTTTCCTTGTACTCCATTTCCTGAGTCCTTTTGTTAAGCAGGGCGTTATCAGCGAGTGTACAGATGGGCAAATACAGCacagagtaaatgatgacgaaGGAGGCCATTTTCTCTCATCCTCCCTCTGCTGTACATGCTGCTCGTATGTTACATAAGATGATTCCTATGGCTGCATAAGCTCCCATAGGGAACGAGAGGGGGAAAAGGTGCCTGGGTTCGGCCCCTGCTCAACATCACAGTCAATTCCTTTAgctgaaaccaaaaaaaaattcattagtAGTACTAAAGCTGAAGTTACATCACCATTGCAATAAAAAACAGATTCTAATCATCGCATGGCGCGCTTTCATGTTGCAAGGGCTTTcatgtccattttttttcttcttcttgggAATCTCAACAGGCATGTCTGAACAAAATCATGTTTCACTTACATGCAAATATTTGCAAGCACAAGTATGCAGAAGCCCCCTTAAATATGCAAGGAGCCCCTCCGTTGTGCACAACAAAGCTTGCTACAGATGTCGTGTTACAAAACATAGCTCTTATTTCTGTGGCTACAAGTTATGTCTGTTGCGTATGCACTTCTAAGGCTTGTTTCGGACCAGACTCTCCTGTGATGAAATGGCAGGAGCAGTGTGTGAGcgttttgctgtgtgtgtgtgtgtgtatgttttgcTTCGAAGGTACAGCTGAAATGTGTGGGCTTTCCCGCCCTCTGAGATTATATAACATATACCAGCCGTGGCCAGCAGTCtcatttaaaacagattttctgTTTCTGTGCAACGTGTGCCATCTCTGGAGAGGGGCGGCTGAGCATTTGGTCATTTTGATGTTGATAGGCGCCGTATTTACTGAGGAAAACATACATTTCGTTCCACTCTGAATTATTTAAAAGCTCTGTCAAGCCTCAGTGGTTCATTTGATGCAAATGTATGTTGCTGATTGGCAAACGTGaatttagttttcatttgtCATCTGTTGGAGACTGTGAAAATATGtattagcatttactaatgcactCTGGGTGGGGTTTGACGGTAGCACTTAGTGGGATTCAAGTGGGATTGTTTATAAACCACGCAACGTGAGCCTCTTTATGCTATGTGTGTGCAATACAATTATCAGCGGGAATAATATATGCAAATGATGCATttgaaaaaattgttttattgtgttcaaACAGATCAGGTGAACAAAAGCTCGCCTCACAAACCTGGGAGTaggaatatcttcaaaaagctCATCTGTTGCCTTCGAGCTCAAGATGCCCAACTGCCAACATCACCTACCCATGATGCCTTGCTAGCGCCGGAGGACAATGGGACCATTGCCAAAGTATTATAGTAACCATTAATCaacactgtcatttttttgttccagtttgttattttatataattgaatcataaaacaaataaagaaacactTTAAAGTTTAATGAGAACTAGCTGCCAGTTAAATGTCATTttgcagaaaaagaaaaagaaatagtaAATTAACACTGTACATTGtcaaattgtacatttttgttttactaatattaaaatcataCTGTTTTGTTAATGTCATACATATACAATGAAGGGGCAATGTTTCAGTcaatcagtctttttttaatttattgtattttagttGATTTTGAGTTACAAGCCCACATGAttaacacaaataataaaatattgatctGTTACGTCTTATCTGTAGATACCAGGAGAGTGTTTGCTCCCAGCAGTGACCTCTCAGGACCAGGGGAAGATCTGTGTGGTCATAGATCTGGATGAAACACTGGTGCATAGCTCCTTTAAGGTACACCCAGGTTATTAAACAGATTGATAttgtaaatttgacattttaaggaGCTGTGTATTTAAAGTTAAGAATAGGTGCATATGACACCGCATGTAAACAACAATTTGCATGTGAACAACAGCATTAATAAGAGTGTTTGAACTCCACCTGTGTTTTTAACTGTATCCACATTGTGTTTTTGTAGCCAATAAGCAATGCAGATTTCATTGTGCCTGTGGAGATTGAGGGGACCACACACCAGGTGAGATCTGataaatgtttgtgtatgtgaGAAACAGCAGTAAGCGTTTGCCAGTGCGCACTGACTTCAATTGTGCACGACTTGGGCATGAGGAAAGAGAGATGTTGTTCTATATTTAAAAGTGAATGGCgagcgccatctgctggacCGATGTGAGAACAACCTCAGATCGTGACGTCACGTGCACAGTCACGACACACTCTGTTTGCCCATTTTGTTTTGCTCGCATAACTGTGATGAACATCTCAACACGCAGTACAGCAGgaaaattttaatagtttttaaaatttgattgaATCCCTAAGCCTTTTCACAGAAAATCTGCATTTGGCCTCTGCCTGGTTCAAGTAATCCAGGATAGGTTAGTTCCCACTAGTACGGCCTATTCTTGATTACTTGTTTCAGGAGGAGGCTACGAGCGACAGCACTAGATGGACCTACAGAacatgatttgttttatttacagaatttaaaaaagttgCTACTTTTCAGATTCTGAATTTGAatgcaaatgaaatgaaaaacattagTCTCATAAACATCAACAAACCCATCTGTGTTTTAGGTGTATGTGTTGAAGAGGCCATACGTGGATGAGTTTCTCCAGAGGATGGGAGAACTCTTTGAATGTGTTCTGTTCACTGCCAGCCTTGCTAAGGTATTCAAACATTTATCGcttttcattaggaaattcctCACTAGTGCTGGTCAGTTAGTGCTATAGTGTTATGTTCTCCAGTATCATAGTTTCCTTAACCCATCCCTCTTCTCCCCGTTTATGGCTGTGTTAGTATGCAGACCCCGTGACTGACCTGCTGGATCAGTGTGGTGTGTTCCGTGCGCGCCTCTTCCGTGAATCTTGCGTCTTCTATCAAGGCTGCTATGTTAAAGACCTGAGTCGCCTCGGCCGTGAGCTCCACAAAACCCTGATCCTGGACAACTCCCCTGCCTCCTACATCTTCCACCCCGAGAATGCTGTGGGTTTCACTGTCCTGCCGCTTTAGCTATTTTTAAAGCCCGCCTTTTAGATTGTCCCTCTTGCTATGTAAcaactgtttgtttttgctttatttgacATAATATACAGCTGGGTCCAaactaggggtgtgcgatatataTCATCTGTGATAATATCGTagttgttgttttaacaatattCAATTCGACATTATCGAATATTTTGTGAAATCGTGAATTCTTTCACTGCATGattcagtctattaaaatacatttaaaatgatcacaaattcaTGATATGGGGACATAAAATGTATAGATTTATTGCACTTCATATAGTTAATTAATATCACACGAAGAGTGCcgttttcttttccaaaaataccatcattacaaatgtgatattgattttttttacaacagtgCAATAGACAAGATTTAAGagacttacgttttagacaccatgttgcatgttttactctattttgctaacaaaaatcattccaaacacagccacagcactgttttgcatctctgagcaacatgacagtgtttcgttactgaatgattcaaccatttaaatgattcggttcagttgcaatgactcacttattaactgtgactTTCTGACACCTGGCAGTtttaattccacatttaaagtgtcttttttatcatttcagtaatttaaagTATAAGTACTGAccgttttatgtttaaaatatcaaaacgtTATTTATGgtaaatgcattcatgacctgcattaaacagtgtgtaaatacttcagatgcagctttaaatgatgCATTGCAAAGACATTGCAAAGACGAATTTTGTTGGTACTAATTTCATTTGCTCGGTAACAGcccaaatgtaagaatttgactcaaaaagataatgcactttttgaaaaaatggctttttttaagccataaaaagttaaaatgcccataaaaggtatcaatttaaatgtattggtTTAAAGACTATGAAGAATATCAAAACATTTAGGAGTCAGCTGTCAGTGGTAGTCCTTAAGACACCAGCACAATAACATACTCCGCAAAATATCGTCTAATTATCGTTATCAataaaatcccagaaaatattaagatattattttttgttaatatcgCATACCCCTAGTccaaatgtatgtatgtatatatatatatatatatatatatatataattgcacTATTAATCGTTAAAGATTGCGATCTCAATCAAAACATCTACgcaatcttatttttttaaatgacaacaattTGTCTGTGTATTAAAcctgaaaaagccatatctgaACATTCAAATCTGTGTTCGTGCTGCTGCTGACACAGAGAGAGCAGTAATCAAAAAACAGCTTCACAAACAGTTTTTCAACCACACAGTATTATTTCTGtcttataatcatttatattatcacagaagtactggaataaaagtttatagttagtaacaagaagaataacaaagtgcagttaacagtaaaactgtttgcgcttctaacattttttgaagagattcgttcaaaaacgcTCACTGAGTCATTCAGTAATGGAACAAGTGAAGTATTTAGGAGTCATTGTCATTAAATCATccattcaaattaattaaacaatttttaatagatttagGCAATTAATATTGTGTCAAAACCTCTAGTAAATTACATATTCTTTTGCTTAGTTCAGAATCATGGGAGAATCTCtgtttgaaacaaaaataaactttttatttagaaaggatttattaaaaaataatagtaaaaacaatggaaaata
Above is a window of Labeo rohita strain BAU-BD-2019 chromosome 23, IGBB_LRoh.1.0, whole genome shotgun sequence DNA encoding:
- the ctdsp2 gene encoding carboxy-terminal domain RNA polymerase II polypeptide A small phosphatase 2, with the protein product MESSIITQVQREDSRLSSKTDQVNKSSPHKPGSRNIFKKLICCLRAQDAQLPTSPTHDALLAPEDNGTIAKIPGECLLPAVTSQDQGKICVVIDLDETLVHSSFKPISNADFIVPVEIEGTTHQVYVLKRPYVDEFLQRMGELFECVLFTASLAKYADPVTDLLDQCGVFRARLFRESCVFYQGCYVKDLSRLGRELHKTLILDNSPASYIFHPENAVPVLSWFDDSEDTELLHLIPVFEELSQADDVYSRLEQLRGP